The sequence below is a genomic window from Deltaproteobacteria bacterium.
CTCCTCGAGCCGATCGGATGGACATCCCCAGCGGAGTATGAGAAGGCCTACTATCTGAGTCACAGCACCTCCGAGAAGGCCGCGTGACTCACCCAACCGGGTCTCCGGAGAACCCGGGGCGGTTCAGAGGGCATCGTGGCCTTCGTGGTGGCTACCGCCGACCAGGAAGTGGCCGGCTCGAGCACGAAGCTTACAGCCAAGCTGAAGCTGGCCGCGGCGGGCGCTTCGGCAGCGCAGATCCTCGGAGACCTCGACGTGCTTTCCGGGGCGCGCTCGGCGGTGCTGGATGCCGGCGACTACGACAATCGAAAGTACGGATTTTCGGGCAGCAATGACTTCTTCGAAGTCACCGTCGAGGGCTCCTCTGCGCTCATCGGCGTCTACGACGTGCTCGTGGACGTGTTTGCACAGCACACGCGGGTCGGTTGAAGGTCCCGGCTCTCCCCTACGCGTCGTGCCATTGTGGAGCGTTTGGCCGTCGCCCGGACGGCCTGCTGCTAGATGCGTCAGCCGCCGCCGGAGGAGTCGCAACCGCCGCCTCCACGGCGAACGGCGGTGCTCATCGAGGAACGTGTCGTGCCTGCGACGGCGAAGGCCGAGAAGACACGCTCGGCCGGCTTGCCGCAGCGCTCGCACGACAGCTCCTCGCTACATTCGCTGATGCGGCGCACGGCTTCGAAGCGGTGGCCGCAGTGGGTACACTCGAACTCGTAGGTGGGCATGGTGTGGCGCGTCCTCGGGAAACCCTAGCACAGGTCAACCGGGGCGGCAGTCCGGGCCCGGGCGCTGCACAGCCCCCCTCGCGCCGCGGGGGCCCTGCCCGACGGGGCCCCCGGTCCGACGGCGCCCCTTGCGCCGCCAGCCTCGCCGCGTACAATCGCCGCCCACGTCGAGGTGGTGCATGCGCAGAGGGGCAATTGCCGTTTTCCTTGTTGGGGGTTGGCTGGCGAGCCTCTTGGGCTGCGGTTCCAGCTCCGCCGGCGCCGACGCCCAGGCCGCGGACGGCTCGGTGGCGGACCAGGGGAGCCGCGACCGCGGAGCCGACGCGCGGGAAGGGGACAGCGGCGGTCCGTGCGTGAAGCCCACCTCGGGGCTGGCGATCACCAAGGACACGGTGCTCTGCGGGGGCGAGTACAAGCTGGGAGAGCCGGGGGGCAAGGGCGTGATCCAGCTCGCTGCGTCGGGGGTGACGCTGCGTTGCCGCGGCACGGTGCTCGTCGGCCAGAAGAAGTGGGCCAAGGGGGAGCCGGCGGAGCTCGGCATCGTGATCAACGGCTTCAAGAAGGTCACGGTCGTGGGCTGCACCGCCCGCGGCTATCGCTACGGCCTGCTGGCCATCGACGCCGAGGAGCTGGAGCTGCGCGAGAACGACTTCTCGGACAACTTCCACGACCCGAACGCGGAGTGGGTCTTCGACGCGGTGCAGGGGGGAGGGGTGCGGTTCGAGCGCGTGGTCGGCGGCCGCGTGGAGAAGAACAAGCTGGCGCGCAACTGGAACGGCTTCGAGCTGCGCGAGAGCGAGAAGGTCACCGTGAAGGACAACACGGTGGACCACTGCAGCAACACCGCCGGGCTCGTGCTGAAGAGCCACCACAACGTGATCGAGGGGAACGACCTGAGCTGGGCCTACCGGGGCAAGCTCACCTGGCCCACCGCGTGGTGGGGGGTGGACACCAAGGACTCGGCGGGGCTCCTCCTCGACGCGGGGAGCTCGTACAACCGCATCCTGAAGAACAACCTGACCTACGGCGGCGACGGGCTCTTTCTGCGCGCGGTGATCGGGGCCTGTCCGCACCACAACTATGCCGAAGGGAACGACACCTCGTTCAGCCCGCACAACGCGATCGAGAGCTGGTGCGACGACAACACCTACGTCGGGAACAAGGCCAACAAGAGCGACTACGGCATCTGGCTCGGCGGGAGCGACCGGACGCTCGTGCAGGGCAACGAGGTCAACGAGAACCGCTACGACGGGTTCTCGATCCAGATCGGCGAGAGCCGGGACACGGTGATCGACGGGAACGTCGTCAAGAAGAACGGCCGGGCGGGGATGCTCTTCACGGGGCGCGAGTACCAGGCCTGGCACGACCTGAACCACTGGAGCGCGAGCCTCGCCAACGCGAGCGGCTACGTGATCCAGCGGAACGACTTCGCCGGCAACGGGAAGCACGACATCTTCCTCACCGCCATCCGGGGCGTGCTCATCGTGTCGAACACCTTCGACGGCGCGCCGCGCATCGTGGAAGGGCGGGACGCGCTCGACGTGCGGACGCTCGAGCAGGGGGCGACGACGCAGAAGGACCCGCCGATCGTGCAGCTCGCGGTGGGCGAAGGGCGCGTCGGGGGCGAGCTGGTGCTCGACGCGGCGGGGTCGGCGAGTCTGGCGGGGGGCAAGCTCTCGTACTTCTGGCTGGTGCAGGACAACCGCGTGAAGTTCGCGCCGGCGGAGATGCCTGTGCCGCTCTTCGCCGGGCTCGGCCAGGAGACGCAGGTCGTGGTCCCCGAGCGCCCGGGGGCCTTCGGCGTGCAGCTCCTCGTGGACGACGGCAGTCTCGGGGCAGTGATCTCATCGCGGGTCTATGTCGCGCCCCCCGAGGATCTCACCGAGGGGACGGCCAAGGAGTGGGCCTTCACCTGCGAGAACAAGCCCGACTGCGTGACCAGCATCGTGGACGACCGCACCTTCCATGTGAGCGGCTCGGCCTCGGTGCACGTCACGACCGACGCGCCGTATCCCTTCACCCTGCGGCGCGAGGAGCCGGCGGGGCACCCGCGGCGGGTGGGGCGAGGCGGCCTGCTCGGGTTCTTTCTGAGGGCGAACAACCCGAACGCGACCTGGCAGGGGATGGGGCCCGTCGTCACGCTGCACACGCTGCAGGGGAAGGTCGTTCTCACCCCCGGGGCGGATCTGCTCGCGGCGGCGCAAGGGGAGTGGATCTTCGTCGAGGTGCCGCCGAGCGGAGGACCGGGCTGGAAGCGGGCCGGGACGGGCGCGCGGGAGCTGGACGTGACGGCGGTCGAGCTGACGGTGGATACGTACGGGTATCTGGCGTACGACCTCTGGCTCGACGGCTTCGGCTATTACTAGTCGGGACCTCGGCAGCGCTACCGAGCGAGGCCGCGAAGGGCCTGCGCTAACTTCTCGAGCGGCGCGACCCGCCGAGGCTCTGGGTGCGCCTCCTCGCGACCCAGGTAGAGCGCACCGCCTGGCAGCAGCGTCTCGGGGCGGGCGTCGGGGCGGGCGCGGGGGCCGGTAGCGGGCGCGGTCCAGTAGGCCTCGGCTCCCCGGCGCACCAGGGTCGCGAGCTCGCGCAGGCGCTGACTTCGCCGCGCGGCCTCGGCCGTCGTCGCGGCGGGACCGTTGCGGGCTCTCCCGGCGAGCTCCGCGAGCTCCTCGAACGCGTAGTAGGCGTCCTCGTAGTAGCGCGCGTCGTAGGTCCCCACCCCCGGTCCGAGGGCTCCCAGGCGGACGAGGACCCGCGCCCCGGCGAGCTCTTCCCACTGGGCGCCGAGCTTGGGGTCGTTGAGCGCGAAGATGCTGTTCCACCGGCTCGCGGCCTCGGCCGGCAGGCGCCCCGACGCGACGGCCCGGCGGCGATAGCTCTCCATGAGGCGCTCGATCTGGGTGCGGAGCTCGCGGGGGCCGCCGCTGCGGGCGAAGCGGGGCTCCACGAGGCCGCGTTCGCCCGCGACGATGGCGCGCTCGAGCGCGAGGGCGTCTTCGGCCTTCATCAACTTGTAGTAGACCGCCGGGCGGTGCTCGGCACGCGCCGCCGCGACGGCGAGCAGCGCCTGCAAGGCCACGACGGCGAGCACGCGTCGCCTCATCGGTGGGCCTCGTTCGCGGCGGGAGCGGCGCCTCGGGTACGGGCCCGCAGCCAGGTCAGGAGGGGATTCCTCTCCGAGGGACGCGGGGGCAGAAAGAGGCCCTGGTGCGCGCGCGAGAGGGCGTACGCGGTCAGCGCCCGGAGGCTCACGCGTGTGCCGGAGCGTTCGACGCCGGCCGCAAACGTGGCTAGATGCTCTCGCGCCTGCTCGGGGGCGGTGGTCGGGCGCACGCGGAGCAGCGGGATGGCGAGCCGGTCGTCGGCAGACAGACGCCGGGCGGCCTCCGCTCCCGCGAACGGCGCGAGGAGGCGGGCCATCTCGTGCGCCGTGGCACGTCTCGCCTGCAGGATCGCCTGCGCGAAGGGAGGCAGGGCGAAGGCCTGCGCCACGGCGGCCGGGACCCACGCGTCCACCGGGTCGCCCGCCATCAGGTTCACGACGATGGCGCGCGAGCGCACGGGGGGGACGTCCACGGGGAGGTAGCGAATGCGTCGCCCGCCTCCGGCGTAGTCGTGGTCTCCCGCCGCACGAAAGGCGCGCCCCGAGGTGCCGAGGACCCCCTCCGGCGAGGGCAGCTTGTCGAGGGCCGCCGGCTGCACCGAGAC
It includes:
- a CDS encoding zinc ribbon domain-containing protein, which produces MPTYEFECTHCGHRFEAVRRISECSEELSCERCGKPAERVFSAFAVAGTTRSSMSTAVRRGGGGCDSSGGG
- a CDS encoding right-handed parallel beta-helix repeat-containing protein, whose amino-acid sequence is MGCGSSSAGADAQAADGSVADQGSRDRGADAREGDSGGPCVKPTSGLAITKDTVLCGGEYKLGEPGGKGVIQLAASGVTLRCRGTVLVGQKKWAKGEPAELGIVINGFKKVTVVGCTARGYRYGLLAIDAEELELRENDFSDNFHDPNAEWVFDAVQGGGVRFERVVGGRVEKNKLARNWNGFELRESEKVTVKDNTVDHCSNTAGLVLKSHHNVIEGNDLSWAYRGKLTWPTAWWGVDTKDSAGLLLDAGSSYNRILKNNLTYGGDGLFLRAVIGACPHHNYAEGNDTSFSPHNAIESWCDDNTYVGNKANKSDYGIWLGGSDRTLVQGNEVNENRYDGFSIQIGESRDTVIDGNVVKKNGRAGMLFTGREYQAWHDLNHWSASLANASGYVIQRNDFAGNGKHDIFLTAIRGVLIVSNTFDGAPRIVEGRDALDVRTLEQGATTQKDPPIVQLAVGEGRVGGELVLDAAGSASLAGGKLSYFWLVQDNRVKFAPAEMPVPLFAGLGQETQVVVPERPGAFGVQLLVDDGSLGAVISSRVYVAPPEDLTEGTAKEWAFTCENKPDCVTSIVDDRTFHVSGSASVHVTTDAPYPFTLRREEPAGHPRRVGRGGLLGFFLRANNPNATWQGMGPVVTLHTLQGKVVLTPGADLLAAAQGEWIFVEVPPSGGPGWKRAGTGARELDVTAVELTVDTYGYLAYDLWLDGFGYY